The genome window GGCACAGGTGATCGTGGCGCTCGGCGGCGACGGGTTCATGCTCGCCACGCTGCATGCCACCGGCGCGCTGGGCGTGCCGGTCTACGGCATGAACCGCGGCACCGTGGGCTTCCTGATGAACGCCTATGACGAGGAGGGGCTGGAGGCGCGCGTGGCCGAGGCGGATCCGACCCAGATCAACCCCCTGCGCATGCGCGCGGAAGGCAGCGACGGCACCCGGGCCGAGGCGCTGGCGATCAACGAGGTCTCGCTGCTGCGCGCCGGCCCGCAGGCCGCGCATCTGCGCATCCACGTGGACGGGCGCGAGCGCATGGACGAGCTGATCTGCGACGGGGCGATGGTGTGCACGCCGGCGGGCTCCACGGCCTACAATTACTCCGCCCATGGGCCGATCATCCCGGTGGGCGCGGCCATTCTCGCGCTCACGCCGATCTCGGCCTTCCGGCCGCGGCGCTGGCGCGGGGCGCTGCTGCCCATCACCGCCACGGTGCGCTTCGAGGTGATCGACCCGCACAAGCGCCCGGTGGCGGCGGTGGCCGACAACGTGGAGGTGCGCGACGTGATCTGGGCCGAGGTTTCCAGCGACGAGACAGTGTCGCATACTCTGCTCTTCGACCCCGGGCACGGGCTGGAGGAGCGGCTGATCCGCGAGCAGTTCAGCTGACGGCGGGCCCCGCCCGCCCGCTCCGACTTGCATAACGAGCCTTGCTGCGTCATCTGGGAGCCGACAGGAAGAGGGGAGCCGCCACATGAGCCTGAGTTCGCGGGACCAGTTGCGTTACTGGGGTATCGGCCTTCTGGTGCTGCTCGTCGTCCTCTGGGCGATCGGGCAGGCGCTGGTGCCGTTCCTGGTGGGCGCCGCCATCGCCTATTTCCTCGACCCCGTCGCCGACCGGCTGGAGCGGCTCGGCCTGTCGCGCGCGGCCGCGACCGTGGTCATCACGCTGGCCGCGCTGCTGATCGCGGCCGGGGCGCTGCTGGTGCTCATTCCCTCCGTCGTCCGCCAGGTCACGGCGCTGGTTCAGACCACGCCGGAGATGGTGCGCCAGTTCCAGGCCTTCCTCTCCGAGCATTACCCCCAGGTGCTGACCGAGGACAGCCCGCTGCGCAGCGCGCTCTCCTCCGCCTCCGACACGCTGCAGCAGAAGGGCCTCACGATGCTCAACAGCGTGCTCAGCTCCTCGCTGGCGCTGATCGACTTCCTGATGCTGATCGTGGTGGCGCCGGTGGTGGCCTTCTACCTGCTGCTGGACTGGGACAGGATGATCGCCGTCATCGACACCTGGCTGCCGCGCCAGCATGCGCCGGTGATCCGCGACCTCGCGCTGAAGGTGGACCGGGTGCTGGCGGGCTTCGTGCGCGGGCAACTGCTGGTCTGCGTCATCCTCGGCTCGTTCTACGCCATCGCGCTGGCGCTGCTGGGGCTGCAGTTCGGGCTGGTGATCGGGCTCGTCGCCGGGCTGATCAGCTTCATTCCCTTCGTGGGCTCCATCGTGGGCGGCGCGCTCTCCATCGGGCTGGCGCTGTTCCAGTTCTGGGGGGAATGGCCGTGGATCGCGGCAGTGGCCGGGGTGTTCATCGTCGGCCAGGCCATCGAGGGCAACGTGCTCACCCCGCGGCTGGTGGGCGGTTCGGTCGGGCTGCACCCGGTGTGGCTGATGTTCGCCCTCTCGGCCTTCGGCGCGCTGATGGGCTTCTCCGGGCTGCTCATCGCCGTCCCGGTGGCGGCGGCCATCGGGGTGCTGGGGCGCTTCGCGATGGCCGAATACCAGTCCGGCCGCCTCTACCGCGGCACCCAGGACGGGCCGGACGCATGACGCAGCTCATCTTCGACCTCCCCAGCCGCGCCGCGCGGGACCGCGAAGCCTTCTTCGTGAGCCCGGCCAACGCGGATGCGCTGGGCGCCATCGACCTCTGGGCCGCCTGGGCGCAGGGGCGGCTGGCGCTGGTGGGGCCGGAGCAATCGGGCAAGACGCATCTCGCGCAGGTGTGGGCCGGGGATCTCGGCGCCCGGGTGTGCGAGGCGGAGGCCCTCACCGAGGCGCTGGTGCCCGAGCTGGTGGACGCCCCCCTGGTGCTGGAGAACGCCGATGCCGCCGTGCCGGGCCGCCCGCAGCGCGAGGCCGCGCTCTTCCACCTGCTCAACGCGATGACCGAGGCGCGCCGGCCGATCCTCGTGACCGCGCGGCGCGCGCCCGCGCGCTGGGAGGTGAGCCTGCCGGACCTCGCCTCGCGGCTGGGGGCGATGCAGGTGGCCCAGATCCACGCGCCGGACGACGCGCTGCTGGCCGCCCTGCTGGTCAAGCTCTTCGACGACCGGCAGCTGGCCGTGCCGCCCGAGCTCATTCCCTATCTCGTCACCCGGATGGAGCGCTCGGCGCGCGAGGCCGCGGCGCTGGTCGCGCGGCTGGACGCGGAGGCGCTGGCGGCGAAGAAATCGCTCACGCCCGCCTTCGCCAAGCGCATTCTGGGCTGGTAACCGGTCTGTCACGGAGATGTTGCAAGACATGCCTTATGAAAGCGCCATGACCCAGGCAGATTTTCTCAATTCCGCTCCCGAGGCGCCTCGCCTCCCCGAGGGGCTCGACATCACCGGCCCCGCGCGCTTCATCAACCGCGAGCTGTCATGGCTCGCCTTCAACTGGCGTGTGCTGGAGGAGGCGGAGAACCCGAACGTTCCGCTGCTGGAGCGGGTGCGCTTCCTCTCCATCTCCGGCAACAACCTCGACGAGTTCTACACCGTGCGCGTCGCGGGCCTGCGCAGCCTGATGCGCAGCGGCCTCGGCGGCCCTTCGGCCGACGGGCTCACCCCCGCCGAGCAGCTGGAGCGCATCGACGCCAACGCCCGCGCGCTGATGCAGCGCCAGCAGGCCGCCTGGCTGTCGCTGCAGGCCGAACTGCGCGGCGCCGGCATCGAGGTGGTGCGGCGCGACGAACTCAGCGGCGCCGACGTGGAGCGGCTGGAGAAGATCTTCCTGGAGACGGTGTTTCCCATCCTCACCCCGCTGGCGGTGGACCCGGCGCACCCGTTCCCCTTCATCGCGAACCGCGGCTTCGCCATGGCCCTGCAGCTGCGCCGCATCTCCGACGACGCGCCGCTGGACGCGCTGCTGCCCGTGCCGCCGCAGGTGCCGCGCTTCCACCGGCTGAAGGGCGGCCGCGGCAAGGCGATCCGCTTCCTGCCGCTGGAGGTGCTGCTGGAGATCTTCCTCGACCGGCTGTTCCCGGGCTACCGCGTCTCCGGCTCCTGCCTGTTCCGGGTGCTGCGCGACAGCGATCTGGAGGTGGAGGAAGAAGCGGAAGACCTGGTGCGCGAGTTCGAGACCGCGCTGAAGCGCCGGCGCCGCGGCGAGGTGATCCGCCTCACCATCACCCATTCCGACAATCCCGACATCCAGAACCTGGTGACGGACGAACTCCACGTCGCGCGCGACGAGGTGATCCCCGTCGCCGGGCTGATCGGCATCGCCGACCTCTCCGAACTGGTGGTCAAGGACGACCCGGACCTGCTCTGGCCGCCGTTCAAGCCGCGCATGCCCGAGCGGGTGCAGGATTACGAGGGCGACATCTTCGCGGCCATCCGCCAGAAGGACATGCTGCTGCACCACCCCTACGAGACCTTCGACATCGTGGTGCGCTTCCTCCAGCAGGCGGCGCGCGACCCCAACGTGCTCGCCATCAAGCAGACGCTCTACCGCACCTCGCGCGACAGCCCCATCGTGGCGGCGCTGTGCGAGGCGGCGGAGGAC of Paroceanicella profunda contains these proteins:
- a CDS encoding NAD kinase; protein product: MSGTRIHFTASGAPEAQEAIARLTARYGQAGLQQAQVIVALGGDGFMLATLHATGALGVPVYGMNRGTVGFLMNAYDEEGLEARVAEADPTQINPLRMRAEGSDGTRAEALAINEVSLLRAGPQAAHLRIHVDGRERMDELICDGAMVCTPAGSTAYNYSAHGPIIPVGAAILALTPISAFRPRRWRGALLPITATVRFEVIDPHKRPVAAVADNVEVRDVIWAEVSSDETVSHTLLFDPGHGLEERLIREQFS
- a CDS encoding AI-2E family transporter, which produces MSLSSRDQLRYWGIGLLVLLVVLWAIGQALVPFLVGAAIAYFLDPVADRLERLGLSRAAATVVITLAALLIAAGALLVLIPSVVRQVTALVQTTPEMVRQFQAFLSEHYPQVLTEDSPLRSALSSASDTLQQKGLTMLNSVLSSSLALIDFLMLIVVAPVVAFYLLLDWDRMIAVIDTWLPRQHAPVIRDLALKVDRVLAGFVRGQLLVCVILGSFYAIALALLGLQFGLVIGLVAGLISFIPFVGSIVGGALSIGLALFQFWGEWPWIAAVAGVFIVGQAIEGNVLTPRLVGGSVGLHPVWLMFALSAFGALMGFSGLLIAVPVAAAIGVLGRFAMAEYQSGRLYRGTQDGPDA
- a CDS encoding HdaA/DnaA family protein; the protein is MTQLIFDLPSRAARDREAFFVSPANADALGAIDLWAAWAQGRLALVGPEQSGKTHLAQVWAGDLGARVCEAEALTEALVPELVDAPLVLENADAAVPGRPQREAALFHLLNAMTEARRPILVTARRAPARWEVSLPDLASRLGAMQVAQIHAPDDALLAALLVKLFDDRQLAVPPELIPYLVTRMERSAREAAALVARLDAEALAAKKSLTPAFAKRILGW
- a CDS encoding RNA degradosome polyphosphate kinase encodes the protein MTQADFLNSAPEAPRLPEGLDITGPARFINRELSWLAFNWRVLEEAENPNVPLLERVRFLSISGNNLDEFYTVRVAGLRSLMRSGLGGPSADGLTPAEQLERIDANARALMQRQQAAWLSLQAELRGAGIEVVRRDELSGADVERLEKIFLETVFPILTPLAVDPAHPFPFIANRGFAMALQLRRISDDAPLDALLPVPPQVPRFHRLKGGRGKAIRFLPLEVLLEIFLDRLFPGYRVSGSCLFRVLRDSDLEVEEEAEDLVREFETALKRRRRGEVIRLTITHSDNPDIQNLVTDELHVARDEVIPVAGLIGIADLSELVVKDDPDLLWPPFKPRMPERVQDYEGDIFAAIRQKDMLLHHPYETFDIVVRFLQQAARDPNVLAIKQTLYRTSRDSPIVAALCEAAEDGKSVTALVELKARFDEAANIRQSRQLERAGAQVVYGFIDWKTHAKVSTVVRREGDELVTYSHFGTGNYHPGTANIYTDLSLFTCDPALGRDATRLFNYITGYAEPQGLENLSLSPLSLKRTLLEGLKAEAAHAQAGRPAHVWVKVNSVIDAEIIDALYTASQAGVRIDMIVRGICGVRPGVAGLSETIRVKSVVGRFLEHSRIVCFGNGHGLPSAHAKVYISSADWMGRNLNRRVETLVRIDNPTVHSQIVDQIMAANLADVAQSWVLGPDAEWARATAPEGARPFSCHRFFMENPSMSGRGRAGAGDAPRLTHSSD